AGTACTAATGCAAATAGTATTGAAAGAAATCCTGCAAGTGGCCCTGGATTTGGAAAGTTTCCTTTCATATTCCAATAAATGTTTGACGGATTTACATAACCACCTAATTCTAATAAACAATATAAACAAAGAAAAACTCCTGTGAGTGTTAAAAGTTGATAATAAAAGTTTTTTTCTTTTACGCTTAATTTTAAAGATTTAATGGCTAAAAAATAGATAATCAGGACAAAGCTATTTATGATATGAATTTCATTAAAAGTGTTTAATCTGAAAAACCGAGATAATATTGTTATGAAAAGGACTAATATTATTATTAAATCTAATTTATTAAATTTTATTTTTTGTGTTTTTATAATAAATAATAAAAAAGAAAATACTATCATATAAAACAAAACGATGTATTGATTTTGCTTGAATTTCCAAAAATCAATATCATGATTAAAAATCAAGCTGGTAATAAGGACTGTTACAATAAATACAATTTTAACGGAATTTGTTTTAAATAAACTCATGTTGGGTATTTGTAAATTGATTTTTTTTTATTGCTTTACACAATAATATTGTAATCATTTTCTTTCCAAAGAAATTATTTTTTTATCGTTTTAAAAATGTGATACGTGCATTTTTAATGTTTTAGGAACATAAATACCCCCAACATGAGAGTCTACCAAAGAATTAAACAAGAAAGAGAAAAAAAGAAGTTTTCTCAAACCTATTTGGCTTTAGAACTAAAGTTAGATCAATCCCAATACTCTAGAAGAGAAAATGGAGCTATTCCATTTACAGTTGATGAATTGTTAAAGATTGCCGAAATTCTTAGAGTAAGGCCTGAAAAGTTTTTTGGTATAATAGATGATGAATGTCCGGTAGCAAAATCGGATGAAGGAATAGTAAAAATTATAGGTTTATATGAAACTTGTATAAAAGAGAAAGACGAGCGTATTGCTTTGTTGACTTATCAACTAAATAATAAAATTGTAAAGAAATAATTTCTAAAAATTCTGCGCTACGATATACCCGCTGGTCCAGGCATTCTGAAAATTAAAACCTCCGGTAATAGCGTCAATGTTTACAATTTCACCCGCAAAATACAGATTCTGGTGTAATTTACTTTCCATGGTTTTAAAATTGATTTCTTTTAAATCGATTCCGCCAGCAGTTACAAATTCTTCTTTAAAAGTGCTTTTTCCGTTGACCTGAAATTTTGCCTGCGTTAATTGTAAAGCTAAACTTTGTAATTGAATTTTGGATAAATCCGCCCATTTTGTTTCTATTTCTATCGAAGAAGCTAAAACCAGACTTTCCCACAAACGGTTAGGAAACTCAAAAGGTGATTTTTTTGAAACGGCTTTTTTGGCATGTGCCTGTTTTAATTCTTTCAGGATTTTCTCGGCATCTTCGGTATCAACATCATTCAGCCAATTGACGAAAATCGTAAACTGATAATTTTTATCATGAAGGATTCTTGCTCCCCAAGCCGAAAGTTTTAGGATTGCCGGACCACTCATTCCCCAATGGGTAATCAATAAAGGTCCGGTTGATTCAAGTTTAGTGTCTTTTACGTTTACGGTAACTTTTGCCGCAACTCCGGGTAATTCTTTAATTCTTGGATCTTTGATATTGAAAGTAAATAAAGATGGAACCGGACTAACAATAGCGTGACCTTGTTCCTGAAGCATTTCCCATATTTTTGGATTGCTTCCGGTTGCCATAATCAATTTTTCAGCAGCATAATTATCAGTTTGCGTATCGATTTTCCAGTGGTTTTCTTTTTTGAAAATAGACTGAACGATTTGTCCTGTCAATATTTTGATACCTAATTTTTCTGTTGCTTTTAAGAAACAGTCAATTATCGTTTGAGACGAATTTGAAATCGGAAACATTCGCCCGTCTTCTTCAATTTTAAGTTCGACACCATGTTTTTCGAACCATTCAATAGTATCTCCTGAACAAAATTGATGAAACGGCCCGCGAAGTTCTTTTTCGCCACGCGGATAAAATTTAATCAATTCATTCGGTTCAAAACAAGCGTGTGTTACGTTGCATCTTCCGCCTCCGGAAACACGGACTTTAGAAAGCACTTCTTTTCCTCTTTCTAAAATGGCAATTTTCAGCTTCGAATTTTTTTCAGCAATATTGATTGCGGTAAAAAAACCAGCTGCGCCTCCGCCAACTATGATGATGTCGAAATTTTTGATCATATTTTTTTGAGCTGCCACGAATTCACTAATTTATTCTCAAAGATTGTCAAAAAATAATTCGTGAATTCGTGGCTATTTAAACTTTATATTTTGTCTGGATTATCAGAGATAATTCCGTTTACTTGATAACTTTTTACTTTTTGTATATCTTCTTCAGTGTTAACAGTCCATGGTAAAACCCAAAAACCTTTTTCCTGCATTTTGCGAACATTTTCTGCATTCAATAATTGAAAATCCGGATGAATTGCTCTTGCTTTTATCGATTCGGCGAAAGCCAAAGCGCCATCCAAATCTTCTTCTGTTAAAACACCAATCGGGATATTTGGATTTAGGTTTTGCACTTCTTTTAAAGCATTCCAGTCAAAACTTGAAATGATAAAATGTTCGTAGTTCCAGCCTTTTTTATTGATGTA
The Flavobacterium flavigenum genome window above contains:
- a CDS encoding helix-turn-helix domain-containing protein, which translates into the protein MRVYQRIKQEREKKKFSQTYLALELKLDQSQYSRRENGAIPFTVDELLKIAEILRVRPEKFFGIIDDECPVAKSDEGIVKIIGLYETCIKEKDERIALLTYQLNNKIVKK
- a CDS encoding NAD(P)/FAD-dependent oxidoreductase — translated: MIKNFDIIIVGGGAAGFFTAINIAEKNSKLKIAILERGKEVLSKVRVSGGGRCNVTHACFEPNELIKFYPRGEKELRGPFHQFCSGDTIEWFEKHGVELKIEEDGRMFPISNSSQTIIDCFLKATEKLGIKILTGQIVQSIFKKENHWKIDTQTDNYAAEKLIMATGSNPKIWEMLQEQGHAIVSPVPSLFTFNIKDPRIKELPGVAAKVTVNVKDTKLESTGPLLITHWGMSGPAILKLSAWGARILHDKNYQFTIFVNWLNDVDTEDAEKILKELKQAHAKKAVSKKSPFEFPNRLWESLVLASSIEIETKWADLSKIQLQSLALQLTQAKFQVNGKSTFKEEFVTAGGIDLKEINFKTMESKLHQNLYFAGEIVNIDAITGGFNFQNAWTSGYIVAQNF